The stretch of DNA tgttattttatttagttttaggtaTTTTagcaaatcaaatttatttttattttgttgtagttTAGATAAGACAATTAGAAATGTCGCTAAAATAGCTCAAAtaatatgcattaaaattattaagttaaacaaacttattttacactagctgaaataaaataaccttttattatttcagttaatgcttTAATATTAACTTTAGTTTTCATAAAGTAAATCCTCGGTTAGACAAAAAAATTCCTAAacagcagaatatatatatatatatatatttcaataaatcGAAATaggatttttaaacatttaaaataattacatagtGTTTAAAAGTGTTTCCCATTCATTGATTTGTGGCGGTTGACTTTAaaagaaaattctgctttgatcaaagaaataaattaaattttcaaatatattcaaatagaaagcagttattttaaatggtaaaaatatttcaaaatattactgcttttgctgtatttcggatcagataaatgcaggcttggtgaacagaagataaTTCTTAATAAAATCAAAACCTTTTGACCTGTAATGTATTATTAGCCTATAATTTGAAGTTtcagatattaatattaataaggtgAGTCTGAGAAGTTTATTTGACAGTGACTTGTTGTTAGTATGCAtgttaaacacaaataaaaggtGAACGTTAATTTATTTGTGTGGTTTTCTTTTCCTAAAACATTATAGAGTTTAATAAGAAGAGACTTGGCAAATTCATTTTTCATAAGTTTGTATGTCCAGACATCcttgacagtttttaatgaggattaattttttaaaacagtgtTCAAATCGATATCGGAATTATATCGTGTCAactgaaattaagaaatatattcgTAATATACATTTTGGCAACATCATCCAGCCTCAAGAATCATACAATAATGTACAACTAAATTCAGAAGATTCTCATCTaggaggaagaggaaggaggAAAAGCTCCAGAACAGCTGTTTGGGAGTTTCTAGAAGCTGCTTCAGGCTGTGttgaactagatctagagctaCACTGGAGTGTCAGCTTGTACCTGATGTCTTCGTCCGTCACCATGAAGGCTTTGCACAGAGGCTGTGTGGTGTTGAGCCAGACCCCGGGGTTCTTCTCCACCGCGGACGACAGCTGACCGGTGATGGGAGCCGAGCTGGTGTGCAGAGCGCTCGCTAGAGCCGAGAGCAGCGTCGTATCTGTGTAACCCGGACCCACACCTGCCAAACAGTTACAAACACAACACAGCATTAAAGAGTGTGCACTACTGACAGAGTAATAATAAGGACACCTGAAGTTTGCTCCAACACTGCTCCTGCAGTGCTGTGTTTGTATGGAGCTGCTCTTCCAGGTTCACCTTGCAGTCCTTTAGGAAGATCCATGGTCTTCACCAGCTCCTCTGCGATATCATACGTGTTGAGTCCGCTCAGCTTCTTCTCCCAGAACAGCTGAGAAATAAACAGAGCAAAAGTGTTTCAAGTTTGCAACAGGAAATAATGGACTAGATTGTTGTTTATGGATCTTTTTGATCTAATTGGAGCTAGCCAGCTGGGGCTTTCCTGCTAAATTCGTTGCAgtaaagccttggtgagcagaagagactctaaaactcttactgaccccaaagttttAAATCTATTTCCTTTGTAAACCGCTGAGCATCACATGTGATGTGTACCTGTCTGGGCTGCTCGACAGCTTTCTGAGGGTCCGTCTTAACCTTGTTGCTAGGGTGATTTGTGACCTTAGTGACGGGCTGTTTGAAGATGGATGCTGTCTGTCGGACCGGCAGTGACGTGTTCAGATCCGGTTTACCCTGAAAACAGTATCCAGACACAAACATTACAAACTGCTCAAAACAGAAAGCTGCAGCGCACATTATTGGGTCAGTCTTGACCTTGTTCTGACTGTGATCATAGCGCATCTGCTGCCGGTTCTTGTTCAGTTTGCTCATCAGCATCTTCCCCGTGCGGAAATCAAAGGAGCTGAGGTCCATGGAGTTTCCCAGATATCGGACCAGCTGTGGTTTACTCCGAAACTTCTTCCCTGTTGGACTGGGAGCGAAAGGAACAATCAAAAATGTTGCATTTCTGCATTGTATTGTTCCTTATTGCATGTTTTACAGATAACtccagtgttaaacaggaaagaTAGATTATGCATCAACACAAATCACCATAGAAAAACACACAACCCATTTTAGatgtcaaaaatatagtaaagaaTTAGAATGAATACCTAGAAATATCCTAAAAACTGTGTTTTTACCACAGTAAAGGGAGTCTCTAACGGTGCAAATGATAACtggcatttatatataaaatctacaTTGTATAACTTTAATAGTTCAGCTCATCCAGCGATTCTcgtaataaataaaagataataaataataaaaaatacgtcattaattgaatttttttttaatccgctGCATCACTTACCGGTTATCCGttaaatttagcattttaaaatcGTGAATACAGTGTAGACTCGAATAAAAACGATAGATAAACCATAAGCAAATATGCACCCAGCTGAaactagaagaaaaaaacaccaagatAAACTAGATCAACAGATAGTAAACGGAACCAAAACATTGAGCTAGCATGGGTGCTAGCGGAGATTAGCGCACAGTGCTAATTCGCAGGAGACGCTTAACACTATTAATTTAACAAACGGTAATAATCTGGAATAATAACGCACTAAGAGTACTCAGTTAGGCAACTGTGGTCGGATTAAAGATGGTTAATTGATATATTAAGAGAGTTTCTGTCTGTCTCGGCTCGCTGGTCTCCGGCTAATCCCGCTGCAGTACCTAAAATAATAGACATCGCTTTTCCCCGCGGACAAGCCCGACTTTCTGGTCACTTCTTCCCTTTTCCAACCATTTGGGAGAGCCGAGCACTCCCACCTTTTCCTCTCCATGTTTCTCCCGGAGTCTCTCTGGAGGAAAAACTGTGGATGTTTAGGGTTAAAGACGGCGatgctgcttcttcttcttctccttcttctggTGTGATTCGTGGAGGTTTACACGCTTCAAAGGCGTATTGCTGCCCTCTTCAGTTCATCGGAAGAACTCCATCTCATATATTAAAACTCAAATAAAGACCAGTGTGGAGTAAAAAACTTATAAAAATCTGTTTACATATTCCTTATTTTCAAGATTGATTTTAAAGATAAAGATGACACTCCAACTGATCAGAAAACAACCCATAATCCAGTCATTACCACACTAGCCCTCCTCTTTATATAACTTAATTAAAAAGATTAACTTTATGTAGCACTTTTAACCATTCATGGCCtccatttgtgtgtttgtgtgtgtgtgtgtgtgtgttcacattccATAAGTCATAAAGTTTACTAAGTTTCGTACGATTCTGATGAAgctgagaattaaaaaaattctaaaaacctTTTTCTGTCAAAAGTGAGCGAAGAGCACCAGAGggttaaagtatatttttaaagatcagtaatttaatataaaagaAATATCTGAAATCATATAgtaacaaataaaactaaatcacATTCATAACTTTCAATAAAATTAAcatcaaatgtattatatatgtatatatatatattaataaaacacttAAATACACTTTATTATGTctagttgccaaagcaatatttcttattttcatttagttgaagtactaaaagtaaataaacttatattatataaatcgaaataaaaatgagtaaaagttagaaacacaaaataaaatgactaaaactttaaaattaaaacagaaaacgtaaaaaattaaatcatgcacaatattaacaaaaatcATAAAAGATTTTAagcctgacaaaaaaaaaaaaaaaaaactttactcacattaatccaagattttaactgaaaataaaaatctattaattatttataagaaTCAGGTGACCTCAAGAACATGTTAATGTTGGTAAACTCATGCATATGTATAACTGTTGATCATAAAGCATATCAGACACCTCAGATTTTCATCTTTTCTTTGATTTATTATCAAGCATCACCAGTAACCTGCGAATGATCACAACAGAATTCAACAGCAGCTCTCAATAACAGAACCAGTGGTTTTATTCCAGGAGGATTCAGAGGAAAGAACTGAAGAAGCTCTTCATAGGAACATAGAAAACATCACGGCTTTACGTCTTTATAAGATTGTGAGACATTTCATGAGGGAAAAATGGGTGATcactccaaaaaataaatatgacattgTTCATTAGCAGTGATGGTGGATTCAGACGGTGGATTGATGTCTTCATCTCAAACAGGGACAAACATCTCCGTCTTCAGTCCATCAGGAGCACGACTGACCAACAGAACACAGAagacaacagaagaaagaaacagcaaCGGGCGAATCAGAAGAGACTGGCTTTGTTCACACAGATAATGGAAATACAGTtattggatgaaaaaaaaaaactaaacatgaaATCTGATTCATCATTTCATACAACACCAGTCAAAAAGTTttagaaaaatatgatttttaatgttttttaaagacatCTTTTTTTGCCCACCAAGCTTGAATAATAAATCTAAAGTACAGCAAACACActtaaattttgaaatatttttactgttaaatcagctgttttctgtgtgaatctgtgttaagtgtaatgtatttctgtgatgctccgctgtattttcagcatcattcctccagtctccagtgtcacatgatcttcagaaatcagaataatgattcaagaaacatttctgattatcatcaaaaGCAGAGtagaattttttcaggtttctttgatgaatagaaagtccagaagaaatacaattattttgaaaacattatatGTGTCTATAACTTCTGATCAATTAAAAGCATGcctgctgattaaaagtattaatttctataaaaccaccaaaataaataataaacaaacatactGACTGCAAGCTTTCAAATGgaagtgtataataataattattaaatatattttttatttttcagatagaTGCTGATCTTTGAAACGTTCCATGCAGCGGTTTTGAATACTGATAATAATACTAATTCGAAATTATcaaatcatattattctgatttctaaagatcatgtgacactgaagactggaggaatgatgctgaaaatacagcggagcatcacagaaataaattacactttattatacattcaaaaaaaaagtaataatacatatattttacaatataactgctTCTGCtgtatttttggatcaaataaatgcaggatggGGAACAGGAGAGACTCTTAGATTGGTGGTGTACTGTAGTGTCCATGGAAATAATCCCTTTAATGAGATATCAACATGACAAACCTTCATCTAATCTTCCTTCTtgaactttccattgatgtaaggAACGTAGTCCATGATGAGCCTCCAGTCTGTGAAGTAAACGAGAGCGACTCCTCCAGTTCCTCCCCAGACGGCGAGCGTGGGAACCCTGCAGAACCAGAGATTCATGAGCACACATACAGCGAGAGATTTCATATTTCATACGCAGAGGTTTCTATATGATCAGTCTGTATCACACTCTAGAGGTTACTTTAAAGCAGAACATGAAGGTTTTAAGACAAAGGTTATCAAACTGAAAGTCAGACCGGCTGTCAAACAATCCTAAAGATATTCCTCGTTGTTGTTTTTATCTGACTGAACAGTTTAAGCATCTTTATATCGTTTGTTTTGATGATGACTACAACAATCACGCCGATAAACATAGgtaagaaaaaacacaaatagcTGCTACAAACACACACTATACTATCAAATACATAATATATGCACTATAAAGCAAAATAAACAGTCAAGTTTAGTGTGTTTTCTCGCTAGCTGAGCTCATTAGCATTAGCAGCTACCATCAGGTCGCCACAAGGACAACGCTATTAATACAAAACAACACATCATATTCATAAAAGAGCAGGGTTCTGCTGCTGTACTGGGCTTTACCATGTTCTTACCATGATTTGGCGATAGACAAGTATTTCTGTCCGATTATTTTGCCCAACATGATCAGACGTCGTGTGTGAGAAGAACGGCTAGAGAGATCGCGCCGGAATCTACGGAAGACGCGTCATCGACAAAGCGACGTGTTACAAATTAAAAGTCTTCGTTGAAATAATTTGTATGAAAGGGAAATTGTAGTTTTTAAGTGTTCTTTTTATCTGTGTTTTTCTTAAAGGTTTAATTTAACACGTCACAAAGAAGATGCGTATGAATAATAAggattaatataaatacaaagagaTAAGTAGCTTGATGTCCAGTAGGAGGCGATGTGTAAACAACACAAAGTTACTTTTAACACAAATGCATGCATTGCATTACTCCCCAAAAGCAACTATTTGCATGTCTCAAAATTATCAATTTCTCTTATGCCAAAAAccataaggatattaagtaaagatcacgttcaatgtagatattttgtaaatctcctactctaaatatataaaaactaaatttttgattagtaatatgcattgctaagaacttaatttgaactttaaagatgattttctaaatttttggattttttatgcaccctcagaatccagattttcaaataatgtcctcctaacaaaccataaatcaatagaaagatgatttattcattttcagaTGCTGCATAAATCTCAAATCTCACCAAACGAACCCGTTATCACTCCAGATCTGACTCGAGCTGAAGCTGCCCGAACAGAATGAACACGAACAGATCCAGGTTTACAAAGAAAGTACTTTATTTGCTCGGAGGAACAGGAATCCACTTTAACATACATCTGGAATTCTCTCGTCCCTCCTCATGTGGATTTATAAAATATTCTCAAGGTCGAAGCCACGAGACGTGACGTCTGAATAAAAACCTGACTTGACTCCAGgataaaactgaacaaaaacatgCAGGCACTAGAACAGAATCACTCTCCGCCGCCGGAGAATGAGGAAGGCCACGCTCTCGCTCCTTTAAGAGTTTACATTTTTGCAATACATAAGAATAATTCATATAACCATCTTTTAGTTGTAAAAGACGATGTTAGTACTAacgaagaaaagaaaaagatctcTAGAGATAAACTCGGAACTGTGTTTCCTTTCAGTTTGGATCAAGAATGAAATCACTGATGCACAGTGATCGTTCACCTCATAAACAACCAGGAATATTTTGGCATCGAATTATTATTCCCAAGATCTCCGGTTATAAAATTGCAACAGAAATATGAAACACAATTTGTTCCTGGCGTACTCCAGCGCTAGTTTTCGCCATTTatctaacatttaaaaaaaaaatcaacatataGAATAACAAAAACAAGTCAACAAACGTTTAATAGAAATTTGTAAaagaagtaaaaacaacaactcgGGGGTCGACCGTTGCAATCTATTTTTCTCTACTTTGTGTAGAAATATTGACAAGAAGTGGCAGCAAATTCATAGAGTTATAACTTTAGCAATGAATCGCTCATAAATCTGAGATTGTTAACTACGTACGAATCAGATTTCGTATCGTGAGCAAAATCTGCTCTGAAGAAACCAAATTCGAGTCCAGTTTATGTCAAATCCAAAGCAAATTGATAGCTGCGTGTTAAAACACGGCTGAAATGCTCAGATTCTGCATAAAGAAAGCTTTTCTCTGTGATAGAAAACCAGTTGCTTTACAAAGAAAACATTATCCAGGGTAAATCCCACAAAAACCATCAGATATTTCACCACAAAAATCAAAAAGCCTACTTTTAGGATCATTatgacatttttgttatttttattttatttgtgtaatgaGTCCAATTGTTTTATATTCAAGTGTTTATTCTTACAtccttatatatttttaaatacaatacgCTAAAATACTGTAATACAATTATTTGCATTCAAATAAGCAAAAAGGACACGAAAATAAACAGGAatagttaatatttaatatttttctgcaTTATAATTATGCAATTTTGAGGCAAATGTGTTAAAAAGTcgaaataaaaataatctaaatgtcttttaaaacagGCTTgactttccttaaaaaaaaaaaaaaaaaaaaaaaaattaaatcaacaataacataataaaatataaaaatatatttatctgaaGAAAATAAAGCCTGTTTTTAAGGATCATTATCGTAATGTGTCCAAAAGTTATATTTGTGTATACTTATATCCTCATATATGTTTCTATAATACAgtataaaacaactgtaattcaattattttattttaaataagcataAAGGACACACAATAAACACTCATTTATGTATAATCTACATTTAGATTGTTATTTTTTACTTcgtgtactaatatatatatatatatatatataggtcataaaaatgtaaaatctaaaatgttCCATTTAAAACAGGCTTCACTTTGCTTAAAAAATGAATTTGATATAATTAGTTTGTTCGAGGTGAAATATGTGCAGTTTTGTGGGATTCACGCGTTAGTGGCGATCCCCGAACAGAATCACGAACATTGCGTATCAAAACTGAACATTTCTCTCTACATCATAAACACAAATCGGTACAAAAGAAAGTCAAAGTGGAGTACATGAACTAGAAAAACAAAGAAGGAATCTGTTCCCGCAGCGGAGTGTGTGCTATATAACAGCACACTGTAAATCTACAGCACAGCATCAAACACCGCAGACGCTGCTTTCCACCGATGGTCCATGATCACGAGCACAACGAGCGGCTCGGGGAgttactgagtgtgtgtgtgtgtgtgtgtgtttgtgtgtgtgtgtgtgtgtgtgtggactaaGAACGGGAAGATAAGGCCACGTCGACGGAGAGCTTCCTCATGACAGGATCTGTGGGGAAAAGCACAGAGACATCATCAGAAGCTCATCTAAAAGCTGACTTTCATTCATTCAGAGTAAAAGCAGAATGTTTTATGCATTAAACTATCCTCAGATTCACACACACTCTTCATGAGCTCTTCTAAATACGAAAGGAATTGTTAActtttaaaaagttgtaaaaagTTCAATTGATTATTACCATTTTTGATACTACGGTATTAAACCATAAATCCAGAAAAAGTCAAAAGAgacaaaacagaattatataaatagtgtataaattatatacagaatttaataaagaaatacagatttttattaaaaatgttaagtttTCTAAATTCAATTGATTATACATTATCTTTGACTATTAAacacaatttgtaaaaaataaataaataaataaaacggggggggggggggggacttggagggaaaataaataaataaatagttaaattaatTAGACAAGTTTTtgattcataatttaatttaagaatgAAAACAgagtccataaaaaaataaaatgggggaaaaaaagatttGGAATTTTCAAAGCcctaaattttcatttatttttaataacatgttaaattatgtaggtttcatgattttaattaaaaatactctttgattcataaaaaaaataataataatacagaatgataaaaaaatgcaatatgggggaaaaaaatattctgtttttttgttaaatttttataACCCTGTTTAatcaaaatcaagaaaaaaatatataataataatattattaataaaaaagtcaTATGCACTTTTTTATGCTATTTTATGTCATTAATGTCATTTCAGTTAAACATGAAAATGATTTTAGTTAAATTCAAAGATaagtttaaatgtaaagtttaaaataacaacaaatttATTGAAATCCAGAAATTTGAAAAATGGAATGCAGAGTAatcaaaagagagagaggagaaaaaaaaaggaaatttggaactacataaaataataaaaaaaagaattctgggaataaaataaaaataatttcattgaACTATAAACATTGTACCTACGTGAACTAATCAAACTGACACATTTAATGCAATGCAACtggttttggataaaagcagccCCCAAGTGCATAAACACACAGTGAATCTTCAGctgcttcatcatcatcatcatcatcccagGAGCTCACCTGAGCGTTAGATGTGTCCGTGTCCGTCTCCTCCCAGACAGTCTCCAGAcaccttctcctcctctctcctcttcaGACACGCTGCCTTCGGGTTCAGATTACGCTCTGAGCAAAACAGCCATTCACATCAGATATTAACTTCTGCTGTCAAACATGTTTAATGAAGGAAGAAGCACAATCTGATTCACTT from Carassius gibelio isolate Cgi1373 ecotype wild population from Czech Republic chromosome B2, carGib1.2-hapl.c, whole genome shotgun sequence encodes:
- the LOC127951592 gene encoding methyl-CpG-binding domain protein 3 isoform X1; translation: MERKRWECSALPNGWKREEVTRKSGLSAGKSDVYYFSPTGKKFRSKPQLVRYLGNSMDLSSFDFRTGKMLMSKLNKNRQQMRYDHSQNKGKPDLNTSLPVRQTASIFKQPVTKVTNHPSNKVKTDPQKAVEQPRQLFWEKKLSGLNTYDIAEELVKTMDLPKGLQGVGPGYTDTTLLSALASALHTSSAPITGQLSSAVEKNPGVWLNTTQPLCKAFMVTDEDIRKQEDLVYSVRKRLEEALMADMLAHIEEAAIEAKSLKEESNDEEMESV
- the LOC127951592 gene encoding methyl-CpG-binding domain protein 3 isoform X2 — translated: MERKSPTGKKFRSKPQLVRYLGNSMDLSSFDFRTGKMLMSKLNKNRQQMRYDHSQNKGKPDLNTSLPVRQTASIFKQPVTKVTNHPSNKVKTDPQKAVEQPRQLFWEKKLSGLNTYDIAEELVKTMDLPKGLQGVGPGYTDTTLLSALASALHTSSAPITGQLSSAVEKNPGVWLNTTQPLCKAFMVTDEDIRKQEDLVYSVRKRLEEALMADMLAHIEEAAIEAKSLKEESNDEEMESV